Sequence from the candidate division KSB1 bacterium genome:
CGATAGATGTCTCCGATACGAGTCTTCATCTCGCGACGAATGACCTCTTCGTGCGTGCGCTCGTTGCCCATGATGACGATGCCGGTGATGATTCTGCCTTCCAACGAACGCTCTTCCGAAGCAGGAGCCGCACTAAAGGCCAAGCCGGAGGAATTAAATATGAAATATATGACAATTCCCAAAAGAAAAGCGCAAAAAGTCTTTATGCGGAGCACAAACACTGCCTATCCGTTCGAGTGCAGAAATTTGACCAATTCAACCGTTGTGCCTTTTTCGGAAAAAGAGTAACGAACCTGGTCCATCAGTGCTTTGACGATAAAAATGCCCCTGCCGCTTTCTTTAAGAATGTTTTCCGGTTGCAGCGGATCGGCGATGCTTGCCGGATCAAAACCGCCGCCGACATCCTGAATGCGAATCTCAATGCGATCCTGCAGCCTGCTGAACTCAAGATAGACCTTTTTGCTTTGATCGTTCTTATTGCCGTGCTGGATGGCGTTATTGACCACTTCGGTCACTGCAATGCCGATGTTTTCAATTTCATCCTGAGACAGTCCGGCGGCGCGCAGAAAATTCTCCAGCCGCTTTTCGACGTGGTGAATCTCGCACGGATTCGACCGGATGGCCATTTTCAAGACGTCCTGACGGCTCACGGCGTTCTCATTTTACAAACTTTACCTTCCATGCAAACGCAATTTTGCGGCGCACTATTTCCTTTTCGATTTCTACGATCAAAAAAGCCAGCGTACAGACAGGTCGATACTGTTGACATAATACGGTTTTTGCGCCGAGACCTGCACGCGGCTGCGGGCGGCCTCGATTTGCAGGCGAAGGCGTGTGGAAGAATAGTAGCCGATGCTCAAGACCGGACCGCGACTGAGATACGATCCGGCGGGCTCTTTACGGCTGTTGCCGAATGCATCGTTCAGATATCGATGTTCATCGCGCTTAAATACGGCATAACCGGCGCGGCTGCGTAAGAAACCGCGGCTGTACTGC
This genomic interval carries:
- a CDS encoding ATP-binding protein yields the protein MSRQDVLKMAIRSNPCEIHHVEKRLENFLRAAGLSQDEIENIGIAVTEVVNNAIQHGNKNDQSKKVYLEFSRLQDRIEIRIQDVGGGFDPASIADPLQPENILKESGRGIFIVKALMDQVRYSFSEKGTTVELVKFLHSNG